Part of the Drosophila santomea strain STO CAGO 1482 chromosome 2L, Prin_Dsan_1.1, whole genome shotgun sequence genome is shown below.
TCCTGGCCCTGAGGTGAGTGTGTTTGATACGGTCTTCCGCTGCCCAAAAATGGTGTTGCTTAATTTTGTGTGGAATTTGCAGACTTctggggcagcagcagccgaaaACCTTGTACTTCCTAGTCGATGCCAAGAGTCGAGTTCGCGAGGTCTACACGCAGACATGTCTGCACTTTGCCACGCAAGGGATGCTGGACACCGAACTATTCGGTCTGGCTGTGCTCATAGGTAAGTCCATGGCGGTGTTTGCTATTTGGGGTTCCAAGACAGTTGCGTCCAGTTTTGTTTCCGAGTTGTGGAGTAGCCAAATGCCAGCGATAAGGCATGAAAAATACAACTAATAAACATAAACCAGTCCGCTCTAAAAGctgctcatcatcatcagcagcagcagcagcagcagcagtaacagCAGAAGACTCAGCAtctccatcctccatcctccattCTGGCCAAAGCGATCTGCcaaaacacataaaaatacCAACACAGCGGAGCAACACAAAAAATGGCACATAAAACGAACAAAAAGGCAGGAACGCGTCGCCTTCATGGCGAACAAACAATTTCAGGAATACAGAAGAGGGGCTCAGCGAAGGAGCAGCCGTTGAGCTGCAGATGCAGGGGAACAGACACAAGACGCGTGTTCAGTAATTCAGGTAGCCGTCGCGCGTTGCATTAACACAAACGAATCGAACGACAGCCACGGAGGATGGAGTTTCGAGGATGGAAGATGGAGGATGGAGGCTGGAGGATGAAGGCTGGAGGATGAAGGCTGGAGGATGGGGTATGGAGGAGCCCAGAGCTCCGGAGTCTGAGCTGAAACCTGGAGAATAAGCAGACAACGTCTTTGGCATTGGCCACAGATATATGTGTTCTCCAAAGACCCACAAGCAACCAAAAACGGGGgcggggaaaggggaaaggggggtTCGGGGTGGAGCAAACAAGAAAGGAGAGAGGAATTTGATTTTCTGGTAATCGAAGTTATCTTACTCTTTTAGggaaaagtatatacattaTAATAACATTTCAGAAAAAATGTTGATAGATTATTCCAAACGCCACACGAAATATCGAAATGACTAAGATGAGGGTAATGTATAACTGTCGAATTGCTTGGGaagtttttcttatttagctCAATGACTATTCCCGTATACCCTTCATTTTCTGATACGATGTTAGAGCAAGAGCCCAAGAACACAACACGTAAATTTTCGAAGCTGGTTGGCATCAATTTCTCGGCAGGAGGCAAGAGGCAGGAGGCAGGGGAGCGTTGAAGTTGCCACAACATCTTCAGCTAAGAATTTGGTATGCAGCTCGAAGCCGGAGTCGCTGCCGAGGCTGTGGATGCAGCTTTAACTGAATATGAGGATCGGGCTGGGCATGCCAACGTCCTCGCCTCGCGGAGGATTCCTCAGGCGCAGCTATGAAATTGGCAGTTTGCATTCTGCTTTCGTGTGTGCGCTGGTGCTTGGCTTTCTGGCCAAGGATTCCTGCCCATGTCAGTGGACGGTGTATCTGTGATTGGTATGCGGTTATACTGTTGTTGCTCTTCTGGCCTCGGCTTAGGACTTTTCGAGTTCCCAATCCCTCACCCAGAGTATCACGCCGCAATCGATCAGCAAACGTAAATGATAGTTACACCAAATATTATATAGTAGTAGTACTAATCTCGAAAAATCCTTGTGCATTGGTATTTGGGAACTGGAACTCTTAGTCCTGCCATGCTTCCGAGTTCGTTGCTTTGGTCTTTCTATTTCGATATTTGCCTAAAAAAGAATCATAAGAGGGTCACAATTAAGTTTCGTCTGCTCTGAAGCTTTTAACGGTGATGGAAGtgaatttacattttatggcCGCCCAGTGTCAATAAATTGCATCCTCATGCAAATTTGAGCTGCTCCTTGGAATCGCAGCATTTTAAGTGGCACTGGGCCgttggccatttggcaacATTGTCATCCAGTGGTCAGTGGTCAGTGGTCATCTACCAAGCGACATTCTCCCCTTTTGGTGTTATTTTTAGGCTGTCGCATTGCTGGAATTCCACTCCTCAGCCGCATTCCGGGCCAGAAAAGCACCTTTTTCGTTCCCCCTTGGCTCCGGGCTCATGATTTTCCCCACCCTTTTTCGTGGAGCCCCACCCCCTTTGTAGCTAAAATCTGTAGACCAgcattttcttttccatttaatGTTAATGGCTCATAATCATTATTATACGGCGTTGGCTGtttcgtcttcgtcttcgcCTTCAATCTTTGGACGTGAACACTCGGCCTTGCATCGGCTGTCCATCCCCTGATCCCCTCGAGCTGCCGCCTCTCCTCTTCGGGCTGCGTGCATCTGATAACATCGgaaattaaaattcttttggttttacgtttttttttcgtcttTCGTTCTTCTTTTCCTTAGCCAGTTTCGAtgcacagacacacacataaatttatgttgCTGCCCATTCTTAGGATACCCTGTAAACTCCACATCTTCCCTCCCGGGTATATCCGAAGTTGGGAATTCCAAAATATATGTTACCACTTGAAATGTTTCATTAATGTTTTCTTGATTTTCATTATTTACTTTAAGcttttaaaacataaaactttttgtttttatttagaaGTGACCATCTTACATTCTATtgttttaaatgaatatttcaaaattcCCCCATTTTTAATCTTTGGTCAAAATCAAGAGTATTTCTTCGTTTAGTTGCGCATGTggatttttcgattttttttttggttattatGGCCACTCCAGCTCGGACTGCAACCTTCTTGAAAATAAATCTGAATCTGAAGAATGCCAAGCCATGGCATTGGGCGCAGCTGTCCCTGACTGCGTCTCATTCTCTTTCTCCAACTCCATCTTCAACTTAAGACTCCATCTCCtgccctcctcctcctcctgctaTTACCTCAGGAATTCCTCTGCTTGATGAGCCTTGCCTCTGCCTCTGTCTCTGCGTGGCCAGCTGCCTCTGCTTTTGAGGCTGTAATTTGTGTTGCATGTGTTTCAAATTGAAGATTTATTTCGCTGCCCCTCCAAACCCTCCTCCGAAAACCGAGTGCGTGCGTGTTAATTGTGAGCGTTGAGGAATGCGATGGAAAATATGTTAATTATTAGGTTTTTGCCGTTGGGAGCGGGCAAGGTAGAATGGAACGCTGGGATTGCGTGAGGATCCATCAGGCCGCCGTAGACGAGTGGCTTCCCGAGAGCTGAGAGCCGAGATCCGAGAGCCGAGATCGGAGATCCATCCGACTGTTTTGGCCTTAACACCTGCCCGCAGCTCGTAGAATACCAGGATTCCGATACGTGTACAAGAACGAATTCCAGCGGAGAGCCTTGGCCAAAAGCTTCTGGAGTGGAGTGGAATGGAGTGAAATTTGAATGCGAAAAGAAATCGCTTGGAGTTTCGAGGCTGGAGTCTAAAAACTGCGGCTAAAAACCGAACGACTTGGGTTTCAGCTGCCTCTTTTTCCAGCGCTGCTTACCTGTCTTTCTACCTGTTTTTTCCTCTTTCTCTCCCGGTTTTGTTCGCTGCTGCGTTTTGGGCTTGGTATGCAACACTCGCTCTCGCTTCGACTCCGTTTCTACACTGTGCAAAACAAATGCCTATTCTCAAATCTAAATACACTAATCGGTTATTTAGATCAACTCTTTTTACATCCCTACATGATATGGAAGAAGTGGCCCTTGTAATTGGTTTTAGTAACATTAATATATGGCAATTTTTCTGAGTGATCCAAACTCGAATAGCTCTACTCCCCTGGCCATCCACTTGTTGCCACTTCCATTCCAGCTTTGCGTCCACGACGTCGTCATTGATAGGCACTTATTCGGCCGCTGATGATTATTATGATattgtagctgctgctgctgctgtgttgTGGATTCGATGCTGAGGTGCCTCTATTCCATGGCCTCCTTCAACCTGCCTGCCTCCCTGCTTttttcataattattatttttcatctTGCTGCTCTTCATTTTGTATGCAGGAATTCCAATTTTTCGTTCGATGAAGTGTGTGTTGATTTCGCTGTTGTTTTTTCTCTGCCTTCTCGAGCACCGCCGACATGCCCTTGGGCCCTTCTGCTGGGCTCGGGTCGGAGCTATATAACCCGGTCCGGTACCGGTCTCGGTCTCGTCTTCGAGCATCAGGCAATGGGCCTCTGACAACCCGACgtgtcgtcatcgtcatcgtcatcatcatcgtcttcATCTGCTGGAGTCTCTGACTCTTGTTGATGTCAATGGGTTGCTTGTTTATTGCCTGACAAACTGACAGAAGTCTGGTCGGGGTCTCGATCCGATTTGAGCCCGATTTGGGACGGAAAAGGAGGTCCCCCTTGCATAGCCGAAAgttcatttaaaattttgattAGCGACCTTGGGGGCTGCGCGCCAAAAAGTTCCTTAGCCCAACCGGAAATTCAGCCCAGACTTGGCATCCGACTTGACAAGCAATTTGATATTTCAATGAATGAAGTTGTAGGCCTCTGTTTGGTTATTACAAAAATCTTAACAAGTGTCTGTTTCCACTTTGAAAGATATGGAAGAGGTCCTTATTAAATAAGAACATGTTCGATGGGATAATAATCAATAACTCCATTTCATAATATCaatgaaatttttgttttttgcgcctaaaaatatcagtattttgatcacagcattcgaaatattggtccgaatatggaatgttatacctcgttgagttcgtatttaagtttccaatcgaactgtgttttcaaaaaaaattaaattttctttcacacttttttttaatttttgatggtgatttttgaatattggccaaaatttttttttcctgttttttgcCCCtaaaaatatcagtattttgatcacagcattcgaaatattggtccgaatatggaatgttaTATTTCTTTGAGTTCGTAactaaatttccaatcgaactgtgttttcaaaaaaaataaaaattttttcacattttttgtaattttctataaTCAATGTATATCCTTTCGTGTGTTGCAGATGGCGAGTACATGTTCGCAGATCCCGAGAGCAAGCTCTCAAAGTATGGCCCAAAGAGCTGGCGATCATCGCACACCcacgtaaatatttatttaacaactAATCATTATGGAATGTTAGCTAATGCGGTATATCTTTATTTAAGGGGCTGGATGCCAATGGACGACCGCTCCTGGAGCTACACTTTCGCGTGCAGTTCTACATCGAGAGCCCGTTCATGCTGAAAGATGAGACGTCCCGCCATAATTACTACCTGCAGCTGCGTCACAACATCTTGCAGCGCGACTTGCCGAGGGAACAGGCGGAGCAGGCACTGGTCTTCCTTGCCGGACTGGCTCTTCAGGCGGATCTGGGCGATGCTCCTCCGGGGTCGAGTAGTTCCAAGGATGATTCGGGGGAGGAGACGTTGGCATCTCCTTCTAACGGAGGAAGAGGCCTGAGTGCCACCACTACCTTACCCAAGATCAGCAAACGTGCCAATGAGAGGATGCTCAGACTCTCGACATATGTGGCATCCACATCGAAGAGAGAAACAGTACCGTTGCCCCCCACCCTGCCACCGAATGGAGCAGACTACTACCGGATCGAGGATTACCTTCCCAGTGGACTGCACACTCCCTGGGCGCGAAGTGCAATGAGAGCCTGTCACCGGGAGCATTTGGGAATGGCCACGTCTGAGGCGGAGCTGCTATATATCCAACAAGCATGCAGTCTCCATGAAACCATCAATGCCCATACGTACAGGATGCGATTGGCCAAAAGTGAGCAGGGCTCTGGTAGTGCCTGGTTTGTGGTCTATGCCAAGGGCATTAAGATCCTGGGAGGAGAGTGCTCCAGCAGCTCAGCCAATACCGAAACCACAACCTTCCTGTGGCCAAATATTACGAAGCTCTCCTTCGAGCGGAAAAAGTTTGAAATACGATCTGGAGAGAGCCGAATCACGCTGTACGCCGCATCCGATGAGAAAAACAAACTGCTCCTGACCCTCTGCAAGGATACACATCAGTGGAGCATGAAACTGGCTGCCAGGCTAAAGGAGGTGTCCAAAcgggaggaggaggaggctgCCGAATCGCAAAGGCTACATGCCAGTTACGCTTGTTCCAGAAGTCTGCTCTTGCCCTACAAAAGCAAAAACGAGCAGCGAATATCGGTTATCTCGAGTACCAGCTCCAACACAACCTCTGGGATAGTGAGTGACCGAGTGCACTCCGAAGATGAGCTGGAGATCATGATCAATACACCACCAGCACCCCTAGCTGCTCCGTCAACGGAAAGTTTGGCCTTGGCTCATCTTTTGGACAGACCCAGTGTAAGCAGACAAACTTCAAGCGTGGGTCAGATGTCTCTCAAGGATTTGGAAGAACAGCTTGCTGCCTTGAGTGTGAGGCCACAAGATGCGACCTCTAACGGCGCCTCGGCCATCACGAGCTCCTCTGTTCAGAGAAATTCCATGGGAACCACGGCCAATGACTCCTCTACCGCCACCGATTCCCCCAGTTCGCAGCATAACATCGGATCCCAGTGTTCCTCCACGTGTAGCACTGTAGTGGTAACTTCTCCTGTCAATGGAGCAGGGGCTTCCTCGCCAGGTGCTCCCATGCCTGTGCACTCCACCTCGTCCAGTTTGGAACTTGGCTTTAGTCACACCGCCCAAAACTCGGCCCTGAGCGAAACGAATCCCGACGACTTCCTCTCCACATCGGCAAGAGAAGAAACGGAGAGTGTGTCGGGCGCATCCGGAGTTTATACATTGGCGCACGGAGCTCCGCCCACGGAAACATCAGGCGTTTACACCATGCACAGCAGTGAGCTAACTGGACAGTCATCGGAGATCGCCGAGTCGGAAAAGAGCTCGCACTACGGGATGTTCCAGCCCCAGAAACTAGAAGAAACCCACGTGCCGCATCCTGATTCTGTAGATGGGAAGAAGAAAGATGAATTCAGAATGCGATCGGATTCTAACGTCAGCACGGGAAGTTCCTTTAGAGGCGATGGGAGCGATCCAACAGACAACAAACATTCCTTGCTCTCCGCAGAAGAGTTGACCAATTTGATTGTGGGCAGGGGGACCTACCCCAGCCGGAAAACGGTATCCAGTAGCCTTCACTCGGACTGCGATTACGTGACGCTACCACTTGGAAACCAAGGAGAAGAGGAGGTGGACCagccaccagcaccaccaccgcccTACAGTGCTAGGCATGAGAAAACTGGTCTATGTGGCCCACCGATCACCAAACCGTTGCCTAAACCTATAGCTGTGGTGTCTCCCAAACCAGATACACCTCCATGTAGTCCACCGGTACCTCCAGAACCCATTCTAGCTCCACCGCCGGCTATTCGACGAAGAGATCCACCGCCATATTCCATCTCCAGCAAGCCCAGACCCACATCCCTGATATCTGTGAGTTCGTCGGCAAATCCGGCGCCCAGTGCTGCTGGCTCGATGAGTTCTTTAAAGTCCGAGGAGGTTACAGCCAGATTTATCACAACCCGGCCACAAATAAGTATCCTGAAAGCCCACACCAGCCTGATTCCCGATGGGGCCAAGCCAAGTTACGCGGCACCGCACCATTGTTCATCAGTGGCCTCCTCCAATGGATCGGTGTGCAGCCACCAATTGAGCCAGCAATCGCTGCATAACTCCAACTATGCCGGCGGATCCCAGGCTTCACTGCACCATCATCACGTGCCGGCACACCACCGACATTCTGGATCGGCAGCTATTGGGATACCGATAGTTCCTTACGGTCTGCACAAGAGCACGGCTTCACTGCATCATCAGCAGTCATGTGTGCTACTACCGGTTATTAAACCTCGTCAGTTTCTGGCACCACCACCGCCCAGTTTGCCGCGCCagccgccaccaccgcccccACCGAATCACCCCCATCTGGCGGGTCACCTCTACGGGAGGGAAATGGCTAGAAAACAACTGGAGCtctaccagcagcagctttACAGCGATGTGGACTACGTAATTTACCCCATCCAGGACCCAGCGGTAAGCCAGCAGGAGTATCTGGATGCCAAACAGGGATCCCTACTGGCGGCCATGGCCCAAGCAGCTCCACCCCCACCGCACCACCCTTATCTGGCCATGCAGGTGTCGCCGGCAATTTACAGAAGCACCCCCTACCTACCACTGGCCTTGTCGACCCACTCTCGATATGCCTCCACCCAAAATCTATCGGATACATATGTGCAGCTGCCAGGACCCGGCTACTCACCCCTGTACTCACCTTCGATGGCCAGCCTATGCTCCTCGTATGAgcctccaccgccgcctcccCTCCACCCGGCTGCTctggcagcggcagctgctgcgggggccagctcctcgtcctcctcgaTGTTTGCGCGATCGCGATCAGACGACAATATTCTGAACTCGCTAGATTTGCTGCCCAAGGGAAAGCGactgccaccgccgccaccaccaccgtatGTAAACAGACGGCTAAAGAAACCACCCATGCCGGCGCCCAGTGAAAAGCCACCTCCAAGTGAGTAATTACCTTATATTCTGTTTGATATCTTATTAATCGTACCGCTTTTCAGTACCCTCTAAGCCCATTCCTAGCAGGATGAGCCCGGTTCCACCGCGTAAACCACCCACGCTGAATCCGCATCATGCGAACTCCCCGCTAACAAAGACCTCCAGCGGCGCCCAGTGGTCAGGTGAGCGTCCGAGACCTGACTTGGGTCTTGGTTTGGGACTTAACCGGGGAAACAACAGCATCTTGGCCCAGCTGCAGGCTTCAATGGCAGCCCAGTCCCATGCCCAGGCACAGGCCCAAGCGCTGGACATCGCCCTCCTTCGGGAGAAGAGCAAGCATCTAGATCTGCCGCTGATCTCGGCGCTGTGCAACGATCGTTCCTTGCTGAAACAGACTAAGGTCGTTATAAATCCGAAGACTGGTCAGGAGATGCCCACGTCCAGTGCGCAGCCCACAGGTGCCACCACGAATGGTGTTTCCAGCTCCTCTGCAGGAGGAGGAACCCTAAGCAAGGTCAGAAAAGGATCTACCGTAAGCCACCGACATCCGCAGGACAAACTGCCGCCTCTACCTGTCCAGCAATTGGCGGAGGCCAACAACTACGTGATCGATCCCGCCGTCCTGAtgaagcaacagcagcagcagcacaacaaGACCAGCTAGACTCGTCAAGCTAATTGGGAACCGGAACGGAAGTGGACAACGGGTCCAAAACGACACTCTTCTCTCTAGTTCGATTGCTGTTCGAAGTGCTGTTGTATGAGTGTGCCCAGGTGAAGAGCTCATTCTGCGTTCGGAAATTTGCATAGATCAGTTCGGGTGGTGTAGCGTTATATAAATTCGATCACAGTGTTTCGAAGAATAAAGATTCGCCGGGCACAAAGGGGTAAATGTAACTGAAAACCCACCGTAAGAAACCATTTGTCAGAACAGCAGAAAGAGTAGCTATTTAGTAGGAACTAACATGCATTTAACTAACAAAGCCAGTTCTTTAGAAAAACGAAAACTAGCAGGTCCACAACTTCAGATGGTAAatacaattaaacaaaaaattaaaaaaaaaccaagtaACTCTAGCCACTGAAACAACTGAATAATACAGAGTCAATCATAAGCCTACAGGACGAGAGCAACTTAACCTCAAAACACGCATTCAAATAATCAGAACCCAGTCTAGTCACTTAAGGGAATTGGTAACGTAACCACAACAGAAACCACAATGACACACCATCGGAAATAGAGAGGAAGTTTAACAAAATGGAAAGCAACAATACTCAAGTATAAAATACGACCACTACCTAATTAACTAAACTACATCGTAGATCTTTAGTCTTAGCTGCAATTACTTAGTTAGGCCAGAAATGCGAatacttaaaactaactacTTCCGCCCAAACAACTGtgattgatttttatttaaacttatACTAAATTTATAACTATTTTAGTCAGCCAGAACAACGCAACATAAAACTATGCAAATTTTTAGTACGTAGCAATGTCGCTctttatacacacacatactcacaACGAATCGGGCCAGCGAAAGAATCAAGTGAAAACCATTCAAATCGGCTATCAAATGGTTTGAAATGGGTTTGCTTGCTTCGATTGCTGGTCGAAGGGAACTAAAGAATTTCAAGAGTGCCTAGACTTGCCCTCCATCCCCACCATAGTAATAAGCGAGAGACgattatgatttattttttgtatccactttgtttattattttttgt
Proteins encoded:
- the LOC120454106 gene encoding protein expanded translates to MRAFCTVSAPLEVCASSAEQLSPGSRFLALRLLGQQQPKTLYFLVDAKSRVREVYTQTCLHFATQGMLDTELFGLAVLIDGEYMFADPESKLSKYGPKSWRSSHTHGLDANGRPLLELHFRVQFYIESPFMLKDETSRHNYYLQLRHNILQRDLPREQAEQALVFLAGLALQADLGDAPPGSSSSKDDSGEETLASPSNGGRGLSATTTLPKISKRANERMLRLSTYVASTSKRETVPLPPTLPPNGADYYRIEDYLPSGLHTPWARSAMRACHREHLGMATSEAELLYIQQACSLHETINAHTYRMRLAKSEQGSGSAWFVVYAKGIKILGGECSSSSANTETTTFLWPNITKLSFERKKFEIRSGESRITLYAASDEKNKLLLTLCKDTHQWSMKLAARLKEVSKREEEEAAESQRLHASYACSRSLLLPYKSKNEQRISVISSTSSNTTSGIVSDRVHSEDELEIMINTPPAPLAAPSTESLALAHLLDRPSVSRQTSSVGQMSLKDLEEQLAALSVRPQDATSNGASAITSSSVQRNSMGTTANDSSTATDSPSSQHNIGSQCSSTCSTVVVTSPVNGAGASSPGAPMPVHSTSSSLELGFSHTAQNSALSETNPDDFLSTSAREETESVSGASGVYTLAHGAPPTETSGVYTMHSSELTGQSSEIAESEKSSHYGMFQPQKLEETHVPHPDSVDGKKKDEFRMRSDSNVSTGSSFRGDGSDPTDNKHSLLSAEELTNLIVGRGTYPSRKTVSSSLHSDCDYVTLPLGNQGEEEVDQPPAPPPPYSARHEKTGLCGPPITKPLPKPIAVVSPKPDTPPCSPPVPPEPILAPPPAIRRRDPPPYSISSKPRPTSLISVSSSANPAPSAAGSMSSLKSEEVTARFITTRPQISILKAHTSLIPDGAKPSYAAPHHCSSVASSNGSVCSHQLSQQSLHNSNYAGGSQASLHHHHVPAHHRHSGSAAIGIPIVPYGLHKSTASLHHQQSCVLLPVIKPRQFLAPPPPSLPRQPPPPPPPNHPHLAGHLYGREMARKQLELYQQQLYSDVDYVIYPIQDPAVSQQEYLDAKQGSLLAAMAQAAPPPPHHPYLAMQVSPAIYRSTPYLPLALSTHSRYASTQNLSDTYVQLPGPGYSPLYSPSMASLCSSYEPPPPPPLHPAALAAAAAAGASSSSSSMFARSRSDDNILNSLDLLPKGKRLPPPPPPPYVNRRLKKPPMPAPSEKPPPIPSKPIPSRMSPVPPRKPPTLNPHHANSPLTKTSSGAQWSGERPRPDLGLGLGLNRGNNSILAQLQASMAAQSHAQAQAQALDIALLREKSKHLDLPLISALCNDRSLLKQTKVVINPKTGQEMPTSSAQPTGATTNGVSSSSAGGGTLSKVRKGSTVSHRHPQDKLPPLPVQQLAEANNYVIDPAVLMKQQQQQHNKTS